Proteins encoded within one genomic window of Amycolatopsis sp. 2-15:
- a CDS encoding WhiB family transcriptional regulator has translation MSSAIAFAEGFDLGIGDLLDGAAAPELDLPCRSRDADLWFAESPAELERAKALCADCPVREACLAGALARREPWGVWGGEIFERGAVIARKRPRGRPRKNAALEPAAAARSAAA, from the coding sequence ATGTCGTCCGCCATCGCCTTCGCCGAGGGGTTCGACCTCGGTATCGGCGACCTGCTCGACGGGGCCGCCGCCCCTGAGCTCGACCTGCCCTGCCGTTCCCGCGACGCCGACCTCTGGTTCGCCGAGTCTCCCGCCGAGCTCGAGCGCGCCAAGGCCCTGTGCGCCGACTGCCCCGTCCGTGAGGCCTGCCTCGCGGGAGCCCTCGCCCGGCGCGAGCCGTGGGGCGTCTGGGGTGGCGAGATCTTCGAGCGCGGTGCCGTCATCGCGCGCAAGCGGCCCCGTGGCCGCCCGCGCAAGAACGCCGCCCTCGAGCCCGCCGCCGCAGCCCGGAGCGCCGCCGCATGA
- a CDS encoding DUF4191 domain-containing protein, whose product MAGKQDKEAAKLAKQEKRAAGKARRGQLFEAFKMQRREDPMLIPWMAGSIVVVAGVLFGVGFIFNVQWALLPLGIVLGVLLAVIIFGRRVQKTVYTKADGQPGAGAWALENMRGSWRVTPTVAATTQLDAVHRVLGAPGVILVAEGAPHRVKALLSQEKKRVSRLIGDTPIYDYTIGNGENEIPLKKLQSTLMKLPRNLKPPQVDALEAKLAALGNRGAAMPKGPMPAGAKMRNVQRTIRRR is encoded by the coding sequence ATGGCGGGAAAGCAGGACAAGGAAGCGGCCAAGCTGGCCAAGCAGGAGAAGCGCGCGGCCGGCAAGGCGCGGCGCGGGCAGCTCTTCGAGGCGTTCAAGATGCAACGCCGCGAAGACCCGATGCTGATTCCTTGGATGGCCGGCTCGATCGTGGTCGTCGCGGGCGTCCTGTTCGGTGTCGGGTTCATCTTCAACGTGCAGTGGGCGCTGTTGCCGCTGGGCATCGTGCTGGGCGTGCTGCTCGCGGTGATCATCTTCGGGCGCCGTGTGCAGAAGACCGTGTACACGAAGGCCGACGGCCAGCCCGGCGCCGGCGCGTGGGCGCTGGAGAACATGCGCGGCAGCTGGCGCGTGACGCCGACCGTCGCCGCGACCACGCAGCTCGACGCCGTGCACCGCGTGCTCGGCGCGCCCGGCGTGATCCTCGTGGCCGAGGGCGCGCCGCACCGCGTGAAGGCGCTGCTCTCGCAGGAGAAGAAGCGCGTGTCGCGCCTGATCGGCGACACCCCGATCTACGACTACACCATCGGCAACGGCGAGAACGAGATCCCGCTCAAGAAGCTGCAGAGCACGCTGATGAAGCTGCCGCGCAACCTCAAGCCGCCGCAGGTCGACGCGCTCGAGGCCAAGCTCGCGGCGCTCGGCAACCGCGGCGCGGCCATGCCGAAGGGCCCGATGCCCGCCGGCGCGAAGATGCGCAACGTGCAGCGGACGATCCGCCGACGCTGA
- a CDS encoding ABC1 kinase family protein, which yields MTDSADRESAMPRRGAARTAKLASIPIGIAGRAVGGWGKRLAGQSAEQVSATLSAKAAEQLFEVLGTLKGGAMKFGQALSVFEAAVPDDMAKPYREALTKLQSAAPPMSAQQTRRVLAQQLGRSWEGRFTHFDDVPAASASIGQVHRATWHDGREVAVKVQYPGADEALRSDLRQLQRFSRLFQAFVPGTDVKPLMAELADRMDEELDYLNEADNQRAFVKAFEGDPAFLIPRVVASAPKVVVTEWVTGTPLSKVIAGGDQETRDLAGRLLMEFHYSSPARAHLLHSDPHPGNFMVTDDGRLCVLDFGGVAKLPNGIPRHLGEMTRLALDGESDDLMRLLRENGFVRTDSDLAADEVLAYLAPFTEPLATPTFHFTRRWMQRQAGRVGDTRGSDFRVGRSLNLPPEYLMIHRVTAGSTGILCQLDAEVPARGIVERWQPGFAR from the coding sequence GTGACCGACTCCGCAGACCGCGAATCCGCAATGCCGCGCCGAGGTGCGGCGCGCACCGCGAAACTCGCCAGCATTCCCATCGGGATAGCCGGCCGAGCCGTGGGCGGATGGGGCAAGCGCCTCGCGGGCCAGAGTGCGGAACAGGTGAGCGCGACGCTGTCGGCGAAGGCCGCGGAGCAGCTGTTCGAGGTGCTGGGCACGCTCAAGGGCGGCGCGATGAAGTTCGGCCAGGCCCTGAGCGTCTTCGAGGCCGCGGTGCCCGACGACATGGCCAAGCCCTACCGCGAAGCGCTGACCAAGCTGCAGTCCGCCGCGCCGCCGATGTCGGCGCAGCAGACGCGCCGGGTCCTGGCGCAGCAGCTCGGCCGTTCGTGGGAAGGCCGGTTCACGCACTTCGACGACGTCCCGGCGGCGTCGGCCAGCATCGGCCAGGTCCACCGCGCTACGTGGCACGACGGGCGCGAGGTCGCCGTGAAGGTCCAGTACCCGGGGGCCGACGAAGCGCTGCGCAGCGACCTGCGGCAGCTGCAGCGCTTCAGCCGGCTGTTCCAGGCGTTCGTGCCCGGCACCGACGTGAAACCGCTGATGGCGGAGCTCGCCGACCGCATGGACGAGGAGCTCGACTACCTCAACGAGGCCGACAACCAGCGCGCGTTCGTGAAGGCGTTCGAGGGCGATCCCGCGTTCCTCATCCCTCGTGTAGTGGCGAGCGCCCCGAAGGTCGTGGTGACCGAGTGGGTCACGGGCACGCCGTTGTCCAAGGTCATCGCTGGCGGCGACCAGGAGACGCGCGATCTCGCGGGCCGGCTGCTGATGGAGTTCCACTACTCGTCGCCGGCGCGGGCGCACCTGCTGCACTCCGACCCCCACCCCGGCAACTTCATGGTCACCGACGACGGCCGCCTGTGCGTGCTCGACTTCGGCGGCGTCGCGAAGCTGCCCAACGGCATCCCGCGCCACCTCGGCGAGATGACGCGTCTGGCCCTCGACGGCGAGTCCGACGACCTCATGCGGCTGCTGCGCGAGAACGGCTTCGTCCGCACCGACTCCGACCTCGCCGCCGACGAGGTGCTGGCGTACCTCGCGCCGTTCACGGAACCGCTGGCCACGCCGACGTTCCACTTCACCCGCCGTTGGATGCAGCGCCAGGCCGGTCGCGTCGGCGACACCCGCGGCAGCGACTTCCGCGTCGGCCGGTCGCTGAACCTGCCGCCGGAGTACCTGATGATCCACCGCGTCACGGCGGGGTCCACGGGCATCCTCTGCCAGCTCGACGCGGAGGTCCCGGCGCGCGGCATCGTGGAGCGCTGGCAGCCCGGTTTCGCCCGCTGA
- a CDS encoding RDD family protein: MARWTGEWLPGTGSGPGSENRTAPKWPGETFGLPEAGVGSVAGFGSRLLALVIDLVLAGLITTLFVRYDLQDVAAMQTFNWWAGVAWAVITTVPAMFFGFTPGMGAVGVRVARLDGATMVGPWRAVVRMVLTVVIVPALVRNTDGRSWLDRVTGTVVIRMR, translated from the coding sequence GTGGCGAGATGGACGGGCGAATGGCTCCCCGGGACCGGCAGCGGTCCGGGCTCGGAAAACCGAACCGCGCCGAAATGGCCCGGTGAAACGTTCGGCCTGCCCGAAGCCGGCGTCGGCTCCGTTGCAGGGTTCGGTTCGCGCCTGTTGGCGCTGGTCATCGACCTGGTGCTCGCGGGCCTGATCACCACGCTGTTCGTGCGCTACGACCTGCAGGACGTCGCCGCGATGCAGACGTTCAACTGGTGGGCCGGCGTCGCCTGGGCCGTCATCACGACCGTGCCGGCGATGTTCTTCGGCTTCACGCCGGGCATGGGCGCCGTGGGCGTCCGCGTCGCGCGCCTCGACGGCGCCACGATGGTCGGCCCCTGGCGCGCCGTGGTGCGGATGGTGCTCACGGTCGTGATCGTGCCCGCCCTCGTCCGCAACACCGACGGCCGCAGCTGGCTCGACCGCGTGACCGGCACCGTCGTGATCCGGATGCGCTGA
- a CDS encoding ATP-dependent DNA helicase UvrD2, producing MASASSPKSRQGLLDGLDPEQRAAASAPRGPVCVLAGAGTGKTRTITHRIAHLVGAGHVSAGQVLAVTFTTRAAGEMRTRLRGLGVDAAQALTFHAAARRQLRYFWPRVIGDRPWDLVDNKFRLVAQAAQRARLSTETEVLRDLSSEIEWSKASLVSPDDYPAVAARTQRDTPAPVAQVAQVYRLYEEIKNSAQVLDFDDLLLHTTAVLEEHEAVAVEFRDRYRCFVVDEYQDVTPLQQRLLDAWLGGRDDLTVVGDANQTIYSFGGASPRPLLEFTRRFPEATVVRLERDYRSTPEVVGLANRVIGAARGRPAGSRLKLVGQRPPGPEPRFAEYEDESAEAAAVARRVRELLDGGVSASEIAVLFRVNAQSEAYEQALSESGIPYLVRGGERFFARAEVRQAMSALRVASSDPTSLDLVTAVRSVLARVGLTEQPPAGGAAKERWDALLALVELAEELAASFADADLPRFVAELEQRAAAQHPPTVEGVTLASLHAAKGLEWDAVFLVGLSEGTMPILHAGDDEAAIEEERRLFYVGVTRAREHLSLSWSLSRTPGGRRNRRRSRFLYGLIPEDHPAARVARSQQTSSAPGSKAARCRLCGGPLLQTIEVKLGRCSKCPSTVDEGLLEKLKTWRGERSRELKVPAFVVFTDATLMAIAEQRPTDDGALVSISGIGATKLERFGAEVLDVVRASMRS from the coding sequence GTGGCAAGCGCATCGTCTCCGAAGAGTCGCCAGGGCCTGCTCGACGGGCTGGACCCCGAGCAACGAGCCGCCGCCTCCGCGCCGCGTGGGCCCGTCTGCGTTCTCGCCGGCGCCGGCACGGGCAAGACGCGCACGATCACGCACCGCATCGCGCACCTGGTCGGCGCAGGTCACGTCTCCGCCGGGCAAGTACTCGCCGTCACCTTCACCACGCGCGCGGCGGGCGAGATGCGCACGCGGCTGCGCGGTCTCGGCGTCGACGCCGCGCAGGCGCTCACCTTCCACGCCGCGGCTCGCCGGCAGCTGCGGTACTTCTGGCCGCGTGTGATCGGCGACCGGCCGTGGGACCTCGTCGACAACAAGTTCCGCCTCGTGGCGCAGGCCGCGCAGCGCGCGCGGCTGAGCACGGAGACGGAGGTGCTGCGCGACCTCTCGAGCGAGATCGAGTGGAGCAAGGCCTCGCTCGTGTCGCCCGACGACTACCCGGCCGTCGCCGCGCGCACGCAGCGCGACACCCCGGCCCCGGTGGCGCAGGTCGCGCAGGTCTACCGGCTGTACGAGGAGATCAAGAACTCCGCGCAGGTCCTCGACTTCGACGACCTGCTCCTCCACACCACGGCCGTGCTCGAAGAACACGAAGCCGTCGCCGTCGAGTTCCGCGACCGCTACCGCTGTTTCGTGGTCGACGAGTACCAGGACGTCACGCCGTTGCAGCAGCGCCTGCTCGACGCGTGGCTCGGCGGCCGCGACGACCTCACCGTCGTCGGCGACGCCAACCAGACCATCTACTCCTTCGGCGGCGCTTCTCCGCGGCCGCTGCTGGAGTTCACACGGCGCTTCCCCGAGGCCACCGTCGTGCGGCTCGAGCGCGACTACCGGTCGACGCCCGAGGTCGTCGGGCTGGCGAACCGGGTGATCGGGGCGGCGCGCGGGCGTCCGGCGGGGTCTCGCCTGAAGCTCGTCGGCCAGCGGCCGCCGGGGCCAGAACCGCGCTTCGCCGAGTACGAGGACGAGTCGGCCGAAGCGGCGGCGGTCGCGCGGCGCGTGCGCGAGCTGCTCGACGGGGGAGTGTCGGCCAGCGAGATCGCGGTGCTGTTCCGCGTGAACGCGCAGTCGGAGGCCTACGAGCAGGCGCTGTCCGAGTCTGGCATCCCGTATCTCGTGCGCGGTGGCGAGCGGTTCTTCGCGCGCGCCGAGGTGCGGCAGGCGATGTCGGCGCTGCGCGTCGCGTCGAGTGATCCGACTTCGCTCGACCTGGTGACGGCGGTGCGGTCGGTGCTCGCGCGCGTCGGGCTCACCGAGCAGCCGCCCGCCGGCGGGGCGGCGAAGGAGCGGTGGGACGCGCTGCTCGCGTTGGTGGAGCTGGCCGAGGAGCTGGCGGCGAGCTTCGCCGACGCCGACCTGCCGCGGTTCGTCGCGGAGCTGGAGCAGCGCGCGGCGGCGCAGCACCCGCCGACGGTCGAAGGCGTCACGCTGGCGTCGCTGCACGCGGCGAAGGGCCTGGAGTGGGACGCCGTGTTCCTCGTCGGCCTGTCCGAGGGCACGATGCCGATCCTGCACGCGGGCGACGACGAGGCCGCGATCGAGGAGGAGCGGCGGCTGTTCTACGTCGGCGTCACCCGGGCGCGGGAACACCTGTCACTCTCGTGGTCGCTTTCGCGCACGCCGGGTGGCCGCCGCAACCGCCGCCGCAGCCGGTTCCTCTACGGGCTGATCCCGGAGGACCACCCCGCCGCCCGTGTCGCGCGGTCGCAGCAGACGTCGTCGGCGCCGGGCTCGAAGGCCGCGCGCTGCCGGTTGTGCGGCGGGCCGCTGCTGCAGACGATCGAGGTGAAGCTGGGGCGGTGCTCGAAGTGCCCGTCCACAGTGGATGAAGGGCTGCTGGAGAAGCTGAAGACGTGGCGCGGCGAGCGTTCCCGGGAACTCAAGGTGCCGGCCTTCGTGGTGTTCACCGACGCGACACTCATGGCCATCGCCGAACAGCGACCGACCGACGACGGAGCGCTCGTGTCGATCTCCGGCATCGGCGCGACGAAGCTTGAACGCTTCGGCGCGGAGGTGCTCGACGTGGTTCGCGCCTCGATGCGGTCTTGA
- a CDS encoding class I SAM-dependent methyltransferase produces MSAGSRFVGSVPVGLRVLNEVVSAHTHDHIDWADRLTQLRTADTLDSDALSAIARRLVAALPPTPTIVDLGCGAGGMSTHFARGLATHGGGTLVLVDATPELLAEAEKSVRAAVDTASNAADAVAGQATRGAVGGAGSTGSRSGSDDRADGGSANAAFDTSAVDAPATRARVGGAGSVGRRPTSSDRAEGGSTSSATGVVEVRVVRGDLADAGLPGVLPAADLVWASRVVHHLPDQQEAVGTVAAVAKAGGLVALAEGGLDFRCLPWDLGVGRPGLEDRLLAAQAEWFIGMREGIEGAVAMPYGWSTALERAGLTDVDSFGALVHHRAPGPAMLAEYVVHRVARIFEFGGEYLTPDDRETLTSLLDPDGPYNLAARRDLYLTGAKIVHCGRRS; encoded by the coding sequence TTGTCGGCGGGCAGCCGGTTTGTCGGCTCGGTTCCGGTGGGGCTTCGGGTGTTGAATGAGGTTGTGTCCGCTCACACTCACGACCACATCGACTGGGCCGATCGGCTGACTCAGCTCCGCACGGCCGACACCCTCGACTCCGACGCCCTTTCGGCCATCGCCCGGCGGCTGGTCGCCGCCCTGCCCCCGACACCGACGATCGTCGACCTCGGCTGCGGCGCTGGCGGCATGAGCACCCACTTCGCCCGCGGCCTGGCCACCCACGGCGGCGGCACCCTCGTCCTCGTCGACGCGACACCGGAGCTGCTCGCCGAAGCCGAGAAGTCGGTACGGGCAGCCGTCGACACCGCCTCCAACGCTGCCGATGCGGTTGCTGGGCAGGCCACGCGCGGCGCCGTTGGGGGCGCTGGCTCGACCGGAAGCCGATCGGGGTCGGATGACCGCGCGGACGGTGGCTCCGCCAATGCGGCTTTCGATACCAGTGCGGTCGATGCGCCGGCCACGCGCGCCCGCGTTGGAGGCGCTGGTTCTGTCGGAAGGCGACCGACGTCGAGCGATCGCGCGGAGGGTGGTTCGACCAGTTCGGCCACCGGTGTCGTCGAGGTGCGGGTGGTGCGGGGTGACCTCGCGGATGCCGGGCTGCCGGGGGTGTTGCCGGCGGCGGATCTGGTGTGGGCGTCGCGCGTGGTGCATCACTTGCCGGACCAGCAGGAGGCCGTGGGGACGGTCGCGGCGGTCGCGAAGGCGGGCGGGCTGGTGGCGCTCGCGGAGGGCGGGCTCGATTTCCGGTGCCTGCCTTGGGATTTGGGCGTCGGCAGGCCCGGGCTCGAGGACCGGTTGCTGGCCGCGCAGGCCGAGTGGTTCATCGGCATGCGCGAGGGCATCGAGGGTGCCGTCGCGATGCCCTACGGTTGGTCGACCGCGCTGGAGCGCGCCGGGCTCACCGACGTCGACTCGTTCGGCGCGCTCGTGCACCACCGCGCGCCGGGCCCCGCGATGCTCGCGGAGTACGTCGTCCACCGCGTTGCCCGCATTTTCGAGTTCGGCGGCGAGTACCTCACGCCGGACGACCGCGAAACCCTCACCTCCCTCCTCGATCCGGACGGCCCCTATAACCTTGCCGCCCGGCGCGACCTCTACCTCACCGGCGCGAAAATCGTCCACTGTGGACGTCGCTCGTGA
- a CDS encoding M48 metallopeptidase family protein → MRRSARRHRTVTAYWKDDTLVVLIPARMTRAEERHWVAEMERKLQRTEPRKPASPKSSDDALLARCAVLAAKYVDPRAIPASVRWVPPMRTRWASCTPVDATIRVSDRLRRVPPWVLDYVLVHELAHLREPGHDAAFWALVNRYPKTERAIGYLEGLSAAAGWGISEEDDD, encoded by the coding sequence GTGCGGCGCAGCGCGCGTCGGCACCGGACGGTCACCGCGTACTGGAAAGACGACACCCTTGTGGTGCTCATCCCGGCACGGATGACCCGCGCGGAAGAGAGGCACTGGGTCGCGGAGATGGAGCGCAAGCTGCAGCGCACCGAACCGCGGAAACCCGCGTCGCCGAAGTCCTCGGACGACGCGCTGCTGGCACGCTGCGCCGTGCTGGCGGCGAAGTACGTCGATCCACGGGCGATACCCGCGAGCGTGCGCTGGGTGCCGCCCATGCGCACCCGCTGGGCCTCCTGCACGCCCGTCGACGCGACCATCCGCGTCAGCGACCGCCTGCGGCGGGTGCCGCCGTGGGTCCTGGACTACGTGCTGGTCCACGAGCTCGCCCACCTGCGCGAACCCGGGCACGACGCGGCATTCTGGGCGCTGGTCAACCGATACCCGAAGACGGAACGCGCGATCGGGTACCTGGAGGGGCTGTCGGCGGCGGCTGGGTGGGGGATTTCGGAGGAGGACGACGACTGA